A window of Pirellulales bacterium contains these coding sequences:
- a CDS encoding type II toxin-antitoxin system prevent-host-death family antitoxin — protein sequence MTASENVIGAYDAKTHFSAILQRVANGEEFTITHRGVPVARLAPAQPATSAEARREAIRAMRQVASRSQLRGLKVKELIAEGRK from the coding sequence ATGACCGCATCAGAAAACGTAATCGGCGCCTATGACGCCAAAACCCATTTCTCCGCAATCCTGCAACGTGTGGCCAACGGCGAAGAATTCACAATCACCCACCGCGGCGTCCCCGTCGCGCGCTTAGCGCCCGCCCAGCCTGCCACGTCGGCCGAGGCGCGGCGAGAGGCCATTCGCGCCATGCGTCAAGTCGCCAGCCGCAGCCAACTGCGCGGGCTCAAGGTCAAGGAGCTGATCGCCGAGGGGCGCAAATGA
- a CDS encoding type II toxin-antitoxin system VapC family toxin, with protein MTPAFVLDSSVTMAWCFGDEFTPATAKLQDQLIDAAAIVPPHWPLEVINVLRTAEKRRRISVADSQLFVQSLRASAIQIDDGFSNQAFDHCFALCRAHGLTSYDAAYLELALRQQLPLASLDDDLRRVAKQLGVKVLGK; from the coding sequence ATGACTCCCGCATTTGTCTTGGATAGCTCGGTTACCATGGCGTGGTGCTTCGGTGACGAATTCACCCCCGCCACAGCCAAACTACAAGATCAATTGATCGACGCTGCCGCGATCGTGCCGCCGCATTGGCCGCTGGAGGTGATCAATGTGCTCCGCACTGCCGAGAAAAGGCGGCGCATTTCGGTCGCCGATTCGCAGCTATTCGTGCAGTCGTTGCGAGCTTCTGCGATCCAAATTGATGACGGCTTCTCGAACCAAGCCTTTGACCACTGCTTCGCTCTCTGCCGCGCACATGGGCTGACGAGCTACGACGCTGCCTATCTCGAACTGGCCCTGCGCCAACAATTACCGCTGGCGTCGCTCGACGACGATCTGCGCAGGGTCGCGAAGCAATTAGGCGTCAAAGTGCTGGGTAAATAA
- a CDS encoding DUF1559 domain-containing protein has protein sequence MARQKRVTHPRARQGFTLVELLVVISIIGMLAALLLPAVNQAREAGRRAQCVNNQRQVGLAVVQYEQRANSYPGYVNPQAINPVSKNAARPVGWMFSLLPYVERTDIVDNYGTAAYSATVVNNLANPSMSPDLGLKIVTCPSDARVENSDGGTEVNSWLSYVVNCGLKDQEGNLTGTALDSPRDYAANGIFQFNYPYNLQVAFPAQYPPAANTTGDLPSLEKITKVSSSLISSGDGMATTLLLSENVDSGNWTNIYESQVGFVWQAGVDSSGVATNMPCPAGDFLAESLRRMNQDTGLVEPYVNTAGAATAYTFGRPSSYHPGGVVATFCDDHTTFLSDQIEYIVYCQLMTPRGKASSPAGTYATTGPFINNSASAALKIYAQRALNEKDF, from the coding sequence ATGGCTCGCCAAAAACGAGTTACGCATCCCCGTGCGCGGCAGGGCTTTACGCTCGTCGAACTGCTGGTCGTGATCAGCATTATCGGCATGTTGGCCGCGCTGTTGTTGCCCGCGGTCAATCAAGCGCGCGAGGCTGGCCGCCGTGCCCAGTGCGTCAACAACCAGCGCCAAGTCGGCCTGGCGGTGGTGCAATACGAGCAGCGCGCCAATTCCTACCCTGGCTACGTCAACCCGCAGGCTATTAATCCCGTCTCCAAAAACGCCGCTCGTCCCGTGGGCTGGATGTTCTCGCTCCTCCCCTACGTCGAACGCACCGACATCGTCGACAACTACGGCACCGCCGCCTATTCGGCCACCGTAGTGAATAATCTCGCAAATCCTAGCATGTCCCCCGATCTCGGCCTGAAGATCGTCACCTGCCCCAGCGACGCTCGGGTAGAGAACTCCGACGGCGGCACCGAGGTCAACTCCTGGCTCAGCTACGTCGTCAACTGCGGCCTCAAGGATCAGGAAGGCAACCTCACCGGCACGGCCCTCGATTCACCGCGCGACTACGCCGCCAACGGCATCTTTCAGTTCAACTATCCCTACAACCTGCAAGTGGCGTTTCCCGCTCAGTATCCTCCTGCGGCAAATACCACCGGGGATCTTCCGTCGCTCGAAAAGATCACTAAGGTCTCCAGCAGTTTGATCTCCAGTGGCGACGGCATGGCCACCACCCTGCTCCTCTCCGAGAATGTCGATTCCGGCAACTGGACCAACATCTACGAGTCGCAGGTTGGATTCGTCTGGCAGGCGGGCGTCGATAGCAGCGGCGTGGCGACCAACATGCCCTGTCCGGCCGGCGACTTTTTGGCCGAAAGCCTCCGTCGCATGAATCAAGACACCGGTCTGGTTGAGCCGTATGTCAACACCGCCGGCGCGGCCACGGCCTACACCTTTGGCCGCCCGTCGAGCTATCACCCAGGTGGTGTCGTCGCCACCTTCTGCGACGACCACACCACCTTCCTTTCCGACCAGATCGAGTACATCGTCTACTGTCAGTTGATGACCCCCCGCGGTAAGGCCTCGTCGCCGGCTGGCACGTACGCCACCACGGGACCGTTCATCAACAACTCCGCTTCGGCGGCGCTGAAGATTTACGCTCAGCGCGCCCTCAACGAAAAAGACTTTTAG